A DNA window from Chryseobacterium sp. MEBOG06 contains the following coding sequences:
- a CDS encoding cyclic nucleotide-binding domain-containing protein codes for MKRVLFFLGQLNDRDVEWMIHNGSKLELPVGYTLIKKGESIDSLFIVLSGQLSVYADNSHGESVAKLEAGEIVGEMSFLESRPPSVSVVVTKSSVVYQISRDTISKRMAANPEFRSNFYYALALFLSNRLRKTTDQLGYGNPEEEDLIDTNILDGVAQAGSRFGQILHRFSEV; via the coding sequence ATGAAAAGAGTACTTTTTTTCTTAGGTCAATTAAATGACAGAGATGTAGAATGGATGATCCATAACGGAAGTAAATTAGAATTACCGGTAGGATATACCCTTATCAAAAAAGGAGAGTCTATTGACAGTTTATTCATCGTTCTATCAGGCCAGTTATCTGTATATGCAGATAACAGCCACGGAGAGAGCGTTGCCAAACTGGAGGCAGGAGAGATCGTAGGAGAGATGTCCTTTCTGGAATCAAGGCCGCCATCAGTTTCTGTGGTCGTTACAAAGTCGTCAGTGGTCTATCAGATCTCCCGTGATACAATAAGCAAACGGATGGCAGCAAACCCTGAATTTAGATCAAATTTCTACTATGCCTTAGCCTTGTTCCTGTCAAACAGATTGAGAAAAACAACAGATCAGCTGGGATATGGCAATCCGGAAGAGGAGGATCTTATAGACACCAATATATTAGATGGTGTAGCTCAGGCAGGTTCCCGTTTTGGGCAGATACTGCACCGGTTTTCAGAGGTTTAA